A single region of the Triticum dicoccoides isolate Atlit2015 ecotype Zavitan chromosome 2B, WEW_v2.0, whole genome shotgun sequence genome encodes:
- the LOC119361915 gene encoding formin-like protein 18 — MRWPRSRLKWLLSACLISLLLLTPTDRGGLLLVAAIRKNLFWPPPPPQPPPPSRIGDELVEQLWLNCSLDRIILQDVKNQSHHTLAFSTKEGMRTSLSPEVADTILDCLSKHNFPLPHVSGHTQDEDAEEEAGSLLPHSNNFKLSFASKIRYLLEGASTSHYSLSPPAKEAIRGLFSSEAEDRPLAVSIKISLGKKRKDDDSGSSTAVIGAVACVALVALVGSLCGMCDEEPASPYDLVGGGELTGSSRKDSATQIDVSRLGGLSNSASEKQQSEFTVPVMKLNVERPATKLKSVGAASMKEELMERHSRFASYEVTTIAGQPTAKPEKAAVSSAGPAPPPPPPLPGAPAPPPPPVVPGAPAPPPAPGEPGAPAPPPDAPGAPAPPPPPPGAPAPPPPPGAPAPPPPPGAPAPPPPAPGAPAPPPKPGGPPPPGPPAPPGARAGAGPGPPPPPLKGGGPGGPPPPAMPGGPRKGPPPLKKPGAAAPVADSSKTKLKPFFWDKVTATDQAMVWDQIKAGSFQFNEEMIESLFGCKPVDKSNDSKKEPAKEAPQVVRILDAKKAQNLSISLKALSVTAQDVHTAVTEGHDLPADLITTLLRWTPTSDEELKLRLYTGEMSQLGPAEQFLKTIIDIPYIFQRLETLLLMASLTEEATSVEQSFKTLEVACDELRHSHLFKKLLEAVLKTGNRMNDGTFRGGAQAFKLDTLLKLADVKGLDGKTTLLHFVVQEIIRSEGVRAARVAKEQNSSVSSVSGGTDDLSEDVGDDTEHYKQLGLEVVSGLSDDLQNVRKAAILDADALTIQVASLGHRLVKANEFLNTGIKSLEEESGFQRKLAQFVENSQAQVTRLLEEEKKLRLMVRSTVDYFHGSKGKDEGLRLFVVVRDFLVILEKVRCQQETGGSGSTGERGQAAVPVTAILPRPSASSEARDPRPEGKAGQQLQL, encoded by the exons ATGAGGTGGCCGAGGAGCAGATTGAAATGGCTCCTCAGCGCATGCCTCATTTCCCTCCTGCTGCTCACGCCAACGGACCGCGGCGGGCTGCTGCTCGTCGCCGCCATCAGGAAGAACTTGTTctggccgccgccacctccccaGCCGCCTCCCCCGAGCCGAATAGGTGATGAATTG GTGGAACAATTATGGCTCAACTGTAGTCTAGATAGGATAATCCTTCAAGATGTTAAAAACCAGTCCCATCACACCCTTGCATTCAGCACCAAGGAAGGAATGCGCACTTCTTTGTCTCCAGAAGTTGCCGATACTATTCTGGACTGCTTAAGCAAGCATAATTTTCCTTTGCCACATGTCTCTGGGCACACACAGGATGAAGATGCTGAGGAGGAGGCAGGAAGCTTATTGCCACATTCCAATAATTTCAAACTATCTTTTGCATCAAAAATAAGATATCTTCTTGAAGGAGCTTCAACATCACATTATTCTTTGTCACCGCCAGCAAAAGAAGCAATCAGGGGTCTTTTCTCTTCCGAAGCAGAGGATCGTCCGCTAGCCGTCAGCATAAAAATTTCTTTGGGAAAGAAGCGCAAGGATGATGACTCGGGTTCATCCACTGCTGTCATTGGTGCAGTGGCTTGTGTAGCATTGGTGGCCCTTGTCGGTAGCTTGTGTGGGATGTGTGACGAAGAGCCAGCATCACCGTATGATCTAGTGGGGGGTGGTGAACTAACAG GTTCTTCCCGTAAGGATTCCGCCACCCAGATCGATGTCAGTAGGCTGGGAGGATTGTCAAACAGTGCATCTGAGAAACAGCAGTCTGAATTTACAGTACCAGTAATGAAGTTGAATGTTGAAAGACCAGCCACGAAACTGAAGTCAGTAGGAGCAGCATCAATGAAGGAAGAACTAATGGAGCGACACAGCAGATTTGCTTCGTACGAAGTAACGACCATTGCTGGACAGCCGACGGCCAAACCCGAGAAGGCTGCAGTTTCTTCTGCAGGTCcagctccgccacctcctcctccacttCCAGGTGCACcagcaccaccacctcctcctgtaGTTCCAGgtgcaccagcaccaccaccag caccaggtGAACCAGgtgcaccagcaccaccaccagatgCACCAGGTGCACCAG caccaccaccaccaccaccaggtgcaccagcaccaccaccgccaccaggtgcaccagcaccaccgccgccaccag GTGCACCAGCACCACCACCGCCTGCACCAGGTGCACCCGCACCACCTCCAAAGCCGGGCGGGCCTCCTCCTCCAGGGCCACCAGCACCTCCTGGTGCAAGGGCTGGAGCAGGACCtggacctccacctccacctctaaAAGGTGGTGGACCGGGGGGACCTCCGCCACCAGCAATGCCCGGTGGTCCAAGAAAAGGACCTCCGCCGCTTAAGAAGCCAGGAGCTGCAGCTCCTGTTGCAGACTCTTCGAAAACAAAGTTGAAGCCCTTCTTCTGGGATAAAGTTACTGCAACAGATCAAGCAATGGTGTGGGATCAAATTAAAGCAGGATCCTTCCA GTTTAATGAGGAGATGATCGAGTCTCTTTTTGGTTGCAAACCTGTTGACAAAAGTAATGATAGCAAAAAAGAGCCAGCAAAGGAAGCTCCTCAAGTCGTTAGGATCCTAGATGCTAAAAAGGCACAGAATTTATCAATATCACTGAAGGCACTCAGTGTTACAGCTCAAGACGTGCATACTGCAGTTACAGAAG GGCATGATCTCCCAGCCGATTTGATAACAACCTTGCTACGGTGGACCCCAACCAGTGATGAGGAGCTAAAGCTTCGGCTCTACACTGGAGAGATGAGTCAACTTGGTCCAGCGGAGCAATTCTTGAAGACCATCATTGACATCCCATACATTTTCCAGCGCTTGGAGACTTTGCTTTTGATGGCCAGTTTGACGGAAGAAGCTACAAGTGTGGAGCAGTCATTCAAAACCCTAGAG GTTGCCTGCGACGAGCTTAGGCACAGCCATCTTTTCAAGAAGCTACTGGAGGCTGTACTTAAAACTGGCAACCGAATGAATGATGGCACCTTTCGAGGGGGAGCACAGGCGTTCAAACTGGACACCCTCCTGAAGCTGGCTGATGTCAAGGGGCTCGATGGCAAGACGACGCTGCTGCATTTCGTCGTCCAGGAGATCATCCGCTCGGAGGGTGTCCGTGCCGCGCGGGTGGCCAAGGAGCAGAACAGCAGCGTCTCCAGCGTGAGCGGCGGCACCGATGATCTCTCCGAGGATGTCGGCGACGACACGGAGCACTACAAGCAGCTTGGCCTCGAAGTGGTGTCCGGCCTGTCTGACGACCTCCAGAATGTCCGCAAGGCAGCGATCCTCGACGCGGACGCGCTTACCATACAGGTAGCGAGCCTCGGGCACAGGCTGGTGAAGGCGAACGAGTTCTTGAACACGGGCATTAAGAGCTTGGAGGAGGAGAGCGGGTTCCAACGCAAGTTGGCCCAGTTCGTAGAGAACTCCCAGGCGCAGGTGACCCGCCtgctggaggaggagaagaagctcCGGTTGATGGTGCGCTCCACCGTGGACTACTTCCATGGCAGCAAGGGGAAGGACGAGGGCCTGCGCCTGTTTGTCGTCGTGCGCGACTTCCTGGTGATACTGGAGAAGGT CCGCTGCCAACAAGAAACCGGCGGCAGCGGCAGCACCGGCGAAAGGGGGCAAGCAGCCGTCCCAGTCACAGCAATCCTTCCGCGACCCTCGGCAAGCTCTGAAGCCCGCGATCCAAGGCCGGAGGGCAAAGCCGGACAGCAGCTCCAGCTCTGA